The genomic segment TTTGCTCTGGGACATTGCTGTGTGCAACGTCAACACTGGGTTGCTGCCCTCCGTGGGCTGCAGCTGGCAGGAAGGCAGAAGAGTAAATATGGAGGAGGCACACCTGTCTCGGAGGTCTGGCTAGGGAGTGGCACATATAATTTCTACTTACATTCCTTTGAAGAAAACCCAGTCATGTGGTCTTACCAGCTCCGGGGTTCTGGGAAATCCAGTCCTTACCTAGGTGGCTAGCTATTGTTCTAGCACTGTGGCAGAATAGGTTTTAGGGGATATCTAGACTCTCACAACAGCCCAACTATCAACAACGAAGATAGAATAAGGACATTTTGATATGTACAAGGTCTCAAGTTTCTCTTCCAAGTACCCTTCTCAGGAGGTGACTAGAATTAGACCCTAGTCAGAAGGCTCCTGGAGAGAGATTTTTCAAGGAGATGGAAGAGAtaacatctgttttgttttgaatgagTTGAGAGGATACCCAGATTTTTGGAGGAGAGTATAGAGCAGAATTAGTGATAAATCAGAgaataagcaaattttaaaaatgatagctATTCAGGGAAAACAGTTGTGCAAGAAGAGAAAGGTAATCATAATAGACCACATGACGCAGCTATGGATAACATTTGCAGTAAATCCTGGATGTTGATCTAACCCCGATTGATAGAATTCCCTTGGGAGAGCTTCCCATGTCGGGGCAGGGGGGCGAAAGGGCGCTCAGGCTTCACCTTACATGGCAGGAAGCCCATAGACAatgcttaaaacaaaaatcaagaagtAGCAAAACAAGCATGTTGTTTATAGAGATGGAGGTAAATGCCAAAAGAAACATCGAACGGAGGTGAAAGTAATTGCCTCTGAGGGGAAGGAAATTGCAGGGGGAAGGAGTTTACTTTTTCTTGTAATAGCCCTTGTATCTGACTCCTTCAACTATGTGGATAtacaactttgaaaataaaaattaaataaacatgaaaagcgAGAGAGGAGATAGACTTGACTGTGAAAGAGCCCTGAGTGTGGAGGAGTGTGTTTTCTTTGGTTTCCTGCCTTTAtccctccctttttccctccttccctccctgccttccttcctctctccctttcttcctttaacGGAAGAGACTTGCACGGGTCTATTTACCATGGAGGAAGAACCAGTAGAGAGAGGCAGAGTTTGAAGAGATGGGGGCGGTTTGATGAATCAAGGTctcagaggaggtgggagggggagcgATCTGAGCACAGGTGGAGGGATTAGCTTCAACCTGGAGGCGGCACCTTAGCCTTGGTTGTGTAGGAGAAACGGTGTCGATGTCGGTGCTTGCTTGTCGGTAGGAGGTGGGAATTAAAAATCATTCATCCCTCAGAGACTAATCTCTGTGAAGAGCGGGAGAAGTCACTCTGAATGTGAGGAAGGTTTAGAAAATTAGTGAGTTGGATGGGAGCAGGAATAGGAGGTGACCAGGGACGTGGAGGGGGACAGGGGGGTTATCAGGTGTTGAGGGCCCAGCTGAGGTTAAAGGCCATAGGTTTGCAGTGGCCCAGATCCATACCCAGCGCCTAGCACGGTGTTGGCACCTAGGATgcgttaaaaatatttgttggatgaatgagtaaatatgTGGTTGTGTGATTCTTCTCTGGCAGTGCCTCAGCAGCCCCGTGTTGGAGGGGACAAGGGCAGGTGGTGGTTAGAGCCAAGAGTGGGGTTTGAGAGCAGGTTTTGTGAAAGGAGGAACAGTTGACAGTGCTGATGAGATAGTGGTTGATGTGATGATCCTGAAGTTTAGTCTGGAAAGAAAAGCAAGTGTTAAATTGCGAGAAAACAGAAGGGCCAAGAGCTTGGTGACAAAAAACCaagaagtcattaaaaaaaagtgattataattgactacatattaaatataaaaattatgaattattaaaaataccaGAAGCAAAATACTTTGAAGCTagaagtgatggttgcacaacattttgCGTGAACTAAGTGCCAccgaattttacactttaaaatgcttaacttgggactttcctggtagcacagtgcttaagaatccgcctgccagtgcaggggacactggtcgggaagatcccacgtgctgctgaGCCACTaagcacgtgagccacaactatggagcctgtgctctagagcccataaaccacaactactgagcccacgtgctgcaagcactgagcccttgtgccacaactactgaagcccgtgcacctagagcctgtgctctgcaacaagagaagccgccacgagaagcctgcgcaccgcaacgaagagtagcccctgctcgccgccactagagaaagcccatgcatagcaacgaagacccaacgcggcaaaaataaataaataaaataaataaaatggttaactttatgttatatgaattttacctcagtaaaaagaaaagaaaaaaaaaagctaggaaCAAATTCAGAAGACAAAGCGGGACAaatatgagcaaaataaatgacaaagggttaattgctttaatatataaagagttcttaGGGTACTTCTAGAAAAACAACATCAACCCAGTAAATCAGGTTCATCCTCACTCATGATCaaagagatgcaaattaaaactaggGTGATACCATGTCATCTGCTTGATTGGCAGTAATGAAAAAGGcgctcacctttttttttctcattttttaaaaaagtttttattgaagtatagtcgatttataatgttgtgttagttttaggtgtacagcaaagtgattcagttatatgtatacttttatatatatatatatatatatactttttacatatatacttttttttttttggccacactctgtgggatcttagttccccaaccagggatcgaacccgtgccccctgcagtggaagcgtggagtcttaaccgctggaccaccagggaagtccctgtatacttttatatttatatggtgggttggccaaaaaggtcatcCGGGTTTTCCGTAAGTTACATAAGATGTTCTGTAACATCTtgtggaaaaacccgaacgacctctgtaacatcttacagaaaaacccaaacgaccTTTCTGGCCAGCCggatacttatatatatatatactttttcagattcttttccattataggttattacaagatgttgagtgtagttccctgtgctacacagtaggtcctgttggttatctattttatatacagtagtgatGCTTACCCTCTTTGACCCAccaattctacttttttttttgaccacgtggtggtttgtgggatcttagttccctgaccagggattgaacccagggccttggcagtgaaaacagggagtcctaaccactggactgccagggaattcctccacCAATTCTACTTTTAAGAGTTTGTCCTACAAACGCACTTTGCATGTGCAAAAAGACATATCCTCAAGGATAATTATTGTAATACTGTTTGAAttagcaagagtggacatccttcatGTCCATCGATAGAAAATTGGTAAAAGTAAATGACATCTAGGCAATGGAAAGTTAggcaactctttttaaaaaatatattgattttatttatttatttttggctgcattgagtcttcgttgctgcgtgcaggcttcctctagttgtggcgagcgggggctactcttcattgcggtgtgcgggcttctcattgtggtggcttctcttgtcgtggagcacaggctctaggcgcgcgcaggcttcagtagttgtggcacgcgggtcagtagttgtggttcgcgagctctagagcgcaggctcagtagttgtggtgcacgggcttagctgctccgcggcatgtgggatctaaccggaccagggctcgaacccgtgactcctgcattggcaggtggattcttaaccactgcgctaccagggaagcccctaggcaactctttaaaagaatgaggtagatctATGTGGATTGCTAAAGGAATGTTCTCCTAGCTGCATtattaagggaaaaaagcaaGGTGGAGAAGGGTGTGCAACTATCTGTATTTAAAATAAGGGGGAAATATGTTCATATGTATATGACTGTGTCTGAAGAATGTCTTTGGAAGAGTGATCAAGGAACTGCTAATAATGATCGCCTCTGGGAATGAGAAATGGGAGGCTGGGGATCAGGGGCATGAGGGAGCCTTCTGTTCACTCTTtactgttgagattttttttttttttaagccatgtgcttgttttacttaaaaacattaaaaacgtgaaaagctaaaagaaaaaaggcattaTTTCTCAAAGCGTGTGCTAATTCAAAATCCCGATTCATGGGTTCTCCCTGGGATCGACTGAATCAGAATTGGGGAAGGTAGAAGCCTGGGACGCTGTGTGTTTATCGCGTACCCCAGAGGATTCTGATTCACCTGAAAAAGTTTGAGATCCACGGGCCAAGAGCTCAGAGGTCAAGGAGCAGGTTCGTGGTTGTCAGAGGGATGATGACGGTCCCTTCACATGAAGAAGACCAGGGCGTGCAGGGTAGGCTGCTGCTGTGGAGAGGTAAGCAAGGTCATTGGCATTTTGGCAGCACTTAAAGCCTGTGGGTAAATCATGATTTAATTAGATGTCATGAGCCGTAACATAGACTAAAGGCCTGTATGAGTGGCTCCATTTGCCTCACCAGCCTCATCTGGAACTACTTTGCCACTGGCTGTCTCTGTCCCAGTCCCTCTGGCCTCTTTCAGTCTCTGAAATGTGCTCTGTTCCCTTCTGCTTTCACACGtggtgttactttttttttttttttttttttttgcggtacgcgggcctctcactgttgtggcctctcccgttgcggagcacaggctccggacgcgcaggctcagtggccatggctcacgggcccagccgctccgcggcatgtgggatcttcccggaccggggcacaaactcgtgtcccctgcatcggcaggcggactctcaaccactgcgccaccagggaagccccgtggtgTTACTTTTGCCTGGGATACTGGAACTCCTCCTCATCTTCCAGTGTTCTGCTCAAAGGTCACTACCTCCACTGAAATCTTCTTCCAGCCCTAGCCTAGATCAGAACTCCCTAGCTCCTGCATTTCTCCTTTGGAGCACAGATACTGCAATGATTTAATGTTTGCTTCGGTCACTGCCAACCCTAtactatgcctggcacataataggggTTTAAATCAAGATTGttcatggaatgaatgaatgagccttaagagaaaaaggagaaacgtTGGGCTGCAGGAATGGGAGTGGGTGGTGGGGTGAGGGATGTCAGTGGAGTACTGCTAACTCCCTCCAGCCTAGCCTGGGGCTTCGGCCAAGCCTCTGGGAGTCCCTGATGGATGTCAGAGGAGCAGCAGTAGGATGTAGCTTCTTGGACTTGTCCACAGCAGCATGACTCCCTTTGGCTGCCCAAAGCCTCGGTGTCTGTGTTACAGCGTAAGGACCAGGCTCCACAGAGATGTGTGTCGTGTGGCTTCTGCCTGCAGCCGTGGTGCCGCTGAGCCCCAGGAGTGGACAGCTTGAGCAACCATAAAGAGCAGTGGAAATGCACACACTTGGTCACGACAGGTCACCATGCAGTCGTGTGTGTCAGCTGCAACAGGGAATGGCCTGCCCTGCGCACCTCCCAAGAACATCTAGTCTGCAGGGAAGTGAGTTATTATTCCCTCTGTAAATGAGTGAGTTTACTTTGTGGCTTTACCAAACTGTACCTTTGAGTTGGGACTGACCAAATCGAGTTTCCATGTTTACCTTGGAGCTCAGGTACAGCTCAACCATTCAGTAAACGTTTACTGACAGCCTATGGGCCGGCCAGGTGCCACGCAGGTGCAGAGAAGAGACTGCGTCCTCACTCACAGCTGACAGTCATGGGTACGCACACTATGTGCTCCTTAAACGCTGCATAGAAAACACACACGCTCGTGCCTATTAaaaggtttattttcttctttatgctcaGAAGCAAAGAACTGGCCTTGCCCCCCAAAGGGTCTCATCCTGAAGGAATGGGAGGCAGAGATAGTGACAGGAGGGGGTGTTGGTGTGAGGTTGAATGTGGGAGCTCTTCCCCCCGCCCTTTCCCTACTGTCCTCTTCAGTGTCCCCCTCCAAAACATTTAGGTACAAACCCAGCTTGCCACCCACTGGGGGGCTGGGGAAGCACAGCCGTAGTCAAAAAATTAATGCCCACGATCCACAAGAGATGGGTCCAGTGTGTATCTGGTGGGGgataggggagggagggaggggaggggttggtTGAGGAAGCCGCTGGGTGGAGGGGAAAGGACGAGAGGCTGGGATCCCCCCCCGGTGACAGTGGGGGTCTTGGTCCTGCCCCTACGTCTCCCAGCACCATCCACGCCCTTCTTCCAGCCCCGTTTCCTAGCAGAACTGGTCGTCGTAGTCCTCGTCCTTCATCCCCTTCAGCCGAAGCCGGGCAAAGTCCTCAAACACGATGTCGTCATCTGTGGCATAGCTTGGTGGTGGAGAGGAGGGGTGAGGCGAGGGCTCCAGccctccttctccacctcccACACCCCTCCCAGAGACAGAGGTGCTGGGGCAGCCGCGGGGCTGGAGGTATTTGCAAGAAGGGACAGAGAAGGGGAGGTAATTGGCAGCTCACATGGCTAAGTCCTCTCTATTGGATGCTTCAACCATCCCTCccccaagagaaaaacaatgaggGGCAGAGGGTAGGTTTGAACGTTACAGGAATCTATCCAAAGAGAGTCAAAGCTAGGAAGGTAGGGGGTGAGTCTCTTACTTGGTATCAAATTCAATGAGGTTGGTGTCCACAGGGGCATCTGTTTCAGGAGCAgctgaggggaggaggagagtgggggggtggggggttgctgAAAGGACCGGCTTTTTCCTCCACTGGCCTTGCTTCAGGCCTTCCCTTGCGGGGCTTGGGCGGGTGGCAAGCTCACCTGACTGGGGTCTGGGGAGGGTGATGTGGTCATGGGGTTTGGGGTGCATAAGAACAAAAGGCAGTTCCACGGAGACAtccctggggagagagagaggcacggtGATGAGATGACACTGCAGCGCCAGAGGAAAGCCCTGCGCCACCGCCCCACCCCAGCACTCACCCGCCTCGAGACACCACCAGCTTCACCTTGACCCTGTAGGACACCAGGATTCCCAGCACCTCCTTGTTGGCACCCTCCTTAACGCTGCAAGTGGGAGGAGGAGTTGGACCAGAGCCCATTGCCCTGCGCCCTAGGCTGATCTCGTGTAAGGTACCCGGCTGCGTCCTTCCTCTCATCTTCTCAGTTCTCTCCAGTAAAAGCCCAAGTCCTTGTGACCCGGCAGCCCTGCACTGTCTTGCTCTCCATGAGCCCTCTGACCTCACTTCCTGCTCCCACGCTGGCCTCAAGGCCTGCTGTGTGTGGTCGTGTACAGAGGCGCCAGTGTGGGTGAAATCCAGCCCACCCTTGGCGGAGCTGTTCCGAGAGGCACGGGGCCCGCAGAGGCCAGCAGTGGCTCTGCGGCCCCTCCTGCCGCCTCAGACACACGGGGCCGTCTGCCTCCGCGTCTTTGTGCCTGTAGTACCCTCTGCCCGGAGCGCTCTTCCCCTGCGCATCCGCAGTACCTACTTCCTTTATATCTTTCCTCAGAATTCACCTCTGGATTGCGcgcccgccccccccgcccccgccgcggcTTTATATCTCCTTTCTCTGCCTTGCTTTTTCTCCTCAACACCTATGACTGAACATGCCTTATATTTTGCCATTTATCTGATCTGTCTGGCCTCCGTCTCCGAGAATGTAAGAGATGTTTTGGGTCTGTTCTGTTCACCGATAGAGCCTGGCACACACCTGGCGTGGAACGAGTGTCTGTCTCCTGTGCTGCaggactcccctcccccagccccccctcACATGGTGCTGGATGCCAGGTTGGTGTCCTCGTGCTTGAGCTTCCCGTCCAGGGCGAGACCGCGCTTCTCCCGGTTGTTGCTGAGCAGGGGGGTTATGGTGTACACCTTACAGAACGTGGAACTGGGCGACACCTGGTCACTGGGGGATGGGGACAAGAGAGCGAGACTCTGGGGGCGCAGATGGGGTGAGGGGGcagctcccacccccagcagctTCTCCCCGGTCACTAGCCCCTGCCCTCTTTGGGCACAGGTCACAGGGAGGAGGTTTTGGCTCGACCTGCTCAATAAAATGAGCAGCTCAGAGCCACTCAGCTGGAGGGAATGCCCTTGTAAGTGGAGACAGTTCGGGAAGAATTGCCCCCCAACCTCGCGTTCCCTGGGCCTGCTCTTGCCCCCTGAGGCTGGGACCCAGGGCTGTTGTGCTACTCACTCTTGTTCGATCTGAGCCACAGGACACTTGTACTGGGCGGTGCTGAAGAGGCAGATGTCGGCGTACTGTCTCActgtggggtggggtagggcCAAGCAGCTCCGCATGGAGTGCcggcagccccccccccccccccccccgccaactcCAGACCCAGGCAAGGGCCCCGGCCCCTCTGATGACCCGCACCCTCCCCCTGGCAGtaaaccccacccccatctcatCCTGGGACAGACAGCCTGAGTCCTTTGAGCCCCTCGGGTCTCCCCACTGGGCTATGTCCTGGGGCTGAGCTGATGCCTGAGGCCACATTTGCAGCAACTCCCTCCCCTAAGACACTTTTCCAACCCCGATGTCCTACCAGAGACTTTGATCTTCTTGACAGTCTTGGTGGAGTTGTTGGTGACGTGGACGTTGACATTGAGGGGCTCCCCATGGTAGTACAGCTTTTGAGTAGGGGGGTCAGGTTAATGGGATCTTTTTTCACTGGTCCCATTATTAGTGTgccccctgacacacacacacacacacacacacacacacacacacacacacacacacacacacacacacacacacacacacacacacacacacacacacacacactgctaggCCTCCTCCCTCTAAACCCAAGCCCACCCCCAGCTAAGGTGGCCTCCTTTAAAAACACCATCCTGACATGTGGcttcacccctccccccccccgggTCTGCAGCAGCTgggtccccaccccacctccttgtCCAGGGAAGCCTCAAGGTGGAGGGACCGGTCAGACATGAGGAAGTGGCGTGTGGTTTCAGCCGAAGGCTGGGGGCCGGGTTTCTCTGGGGCAAACTGCACCTTTCGGATCACCAGACGCACGGAGTTCCTGGGGGCAGAGATGAGGGGTGAGAGGGTCAGTCCTCAGATGCCCAGACACTCGCTCCCGCCTCCCACAGGGGCCTGGGGCTCCTGGGACCCAGAGGGAATGGTCAGACCTGAGGGGAGGTTGCTTCTCTCACCTTTTGTGGCTTTTCTCTTCTAGTGATTTGGCACAGAAGGCTCGAATCTCAAAGTCTACCCCACAGGCCTTGGGAGGGTGAGAAAAGGTCACATCTTACACAAGGCCTCTGCCACTGCCGCCACTCACTTCCTTCCCACTTCCCTGTCTTGGCCATGGACTCTTGCCCCATCATGGTCTGAGGAGCGTAGGGCCTGGGTCTTCCGCCTCTGCCTCCCCGAGGCCTGGCCCGGCAGAGGCTCGGTCCTCGCTGCACAAGATGAGCCCCTCTACTCAGGGCCGTGCAGGTCAAGAGCAGGAGGTGTCGCAACTGAACAGTGACCATTCCATACACCCACTGCCATCGGGGACATTTCCCTACCCTTAGTCCCACCCTGacgcctcctcccaccccccggtGTGTCCCCTGGCTCTTGCTGGACCCTGTTCCTCCCGtaccttccctgtgtcctctggGCCTGGCTGCAGGGTGACGGAGCAGGGCAGGTTCTGGGGTATCTGTGGCAGAAGAAAAGAGTTCAGTTCTTCCAGAAAGCCCCGGAATCTTCCTCCCAATCTCAACTTAAGAGGTTGGAGGACtcctggagaagagaaaggaaaaacaaaggggCCCCGGGGGGAGGCAAAGAGGCAAGGGCTTCCTGAGTGCAGGGTGACCCTGAAGCAGGGGTTCTAGGGTCCCTCCTCACTGTTTCTCCCAGACCTGCCCTTAACAGGTGcctcaccccccccaccccacccccaacacagTCCCAGACGCCTTGCTCTGCAGAGGGTGGGGGTGTCCTCACTGTGAAAAAAAAGGGGTGGGCATGCTTGCCCAGCTTCCTCAGCAGCCGGTCCTGCAGGCGGGTGGGGGGCCGGGGCGGGTTGGGCGTTGGGGGGAAGGCCTGGTAGTTGGCGATGAACAGGTCCTTGCGGAAGGACAGGCCCAGCACATCCAGGTCTTCGCGGCCATAGCGGaaggcacaggtgagggtcacaAACACTGGCAAAGGTGGGCAAGGTAGGGTGGTCAGGAGCCCCCCTCCCACAGTCCCCTCACCTCCTAGCAGCAGCTGCTCCTTCCTCAGCAGCATAAAACCTGCCTGAATCCTACTCCTGGCTTCCGCCTCGGCCCTCCGTCTCCCCAGGGCCCCTCTCAATGCCAGCCCATTTcatttccccacctccctctttccctccctcccctggggccCCTGGACTCAGGGCCAGTACCTTTGCGGTCCTTCAAATAGTCAGGGTCCACTAGCACCACGCCATCTGGGAAGGGGACACATGAGCTCAGTTCCTGTCAGGGCCTCTCCACCATTCCTGGGCCCAGGAACTTCCTCCCCTCTTGGGGCACATGATGCCACTTTCTGGGCACACTTACCTACAGGATCCACTTTGTCCAGGTGATCTACAAAGTCCCGCTTGCCCAGGTACACGGTGAGCTGAGGATGCAGAGGGTCACAGGGAAGATTGGGTAGGCGGGTGGCAGGGCTTCAGAGCCCTCAGAAGTGGCTGCCCTGACcctgggcttcccagcctggggtaTCTGAAGGAGTTTCTCCTGGTTTCCTCCCAGTGGGGTTGGAAGAGGAGAGTGGGAGGCTTTGCTGGACTAGCCAATCTTGAGGCTTTTTAACTGCTCCCTAATATCTTTTCGCACCTCTGAACGCACACTGTGTGTGCGTAGGTCCAGGAGGACCTGGCGCTAGGCAGGCAGTTAGAGAGCCTCACTGCATGTCCTCAAGGACTTCTGGGATAAACAGGCATAGCTTGGGGGGATGTTATCTGTTCCCAGCCCCAGGCACCCGTGGGTTGGCTCCTAAGAGGGCTCCAGGCGTGAGCTtctggccccctcccccttggtctCACTTAGGGACCCAAACTGAACTGAGCCTGTCCCCACCCAGCCCTATGGCTGGCTCAGGCCTTTGCGGCAAGGGGCTTCAGGAGGGAAGGAAGTTGGCTCTTAGCTGTCACAGGAAGTGGGGAGCTTGGGGTTGGGGACTGTCTAGGGCAGGCTGGGCCTTGTGAGGGTCCAGGGAGGGTTGGGAGAAGCACTGTGGGAGACTCACCTTGCAGTTGGGACTCGACTTCTTGAAGACCCTGACAAAACAGAAAGGGAAACCCCACTGCCTCCCTCAGACTCAGCAGGGACCCCGGTGCCAAGACCTTGTCCCTCCCAGCCTGAGAAGCAGAGGTCACCCGAGATTCCTGCCTGGAGGCTTTGGGGCCTTACCTAGCCCTACCTGTTCCCACTTCTTCCCAGAAGGAAAGGTAACCAGAGGTCCTTAATACTCCCAGCATGGCAGCCCCTCAAAGCTGGTTGCCATGTCAATGCCCCTCACCCCCCGTAGTTCCCCTCCTCCCATGGCAGTGGCCACTGGTAGCCAGAGGAACCACTCAGGCTCTTCCCAGAGGACCTCCCCCAGGGGAACCTGAATGGACAGGTTGCAGTAGTGTCTGTGTAAGGCCTAACTCTCTTTCCATCTCTGGTCTCCACCTCCCACAAGAGCTGGAGTACTTGAAAGAGCGATGGCTCTAAAATGGTTTCTATTATGGGCAGTACCTAAGTGTGACCCTACTCTCCATTAACCTCCAACTGTCCCCATCTCTGATCTCAGCAGCTTAAAAGCTTATTTGTCTTTCAAGGCCCAGCTCAGATATCACCTCCTTTAGAAAGCAGATCCAGCCCAGACTCTGGTCACTCCCTTTTTTGGGATTCCTGTCACATGTTGTTTATGCTTTACCTATGGTGTGATAGCGTGCAAGGGCAGTTAGCTGTGTATCATCTATCTCACCAGATGGACTGTGAACAGCAGAGGCCTTATTAATTTGGGTGTCCCCAGCACAGCACCAGCCATGAGACAAACATGAGGATGctggctaacatttattggatGAATGGTCTATGCTCAGCACTGTTGCAAGTATTTCatgtgtgttatctcatttaacactCTTAGCAACCCAATGATGGGAGATCCTAATgttcctattttacaggtgaggagactgaggcacagaagagGTCAAACATTTTACCTAAGGTCACAGAGAGTAAATGGTGGAATGTGGGTGCAAACAGGTATTCTGGCTCTTCATCACTAAACTATTGTACTATCCTGCCTCTGTTATTGGCATTAGGTTTGTTGGAGTGAAGGAGATTCACTTTCCAGTTGCTGAACAATCAAAGCCTGGACTCCACCCATTGCTGGGAGGGTAGGGAGGTGTCTGGCAACCCCTGTGTCCTGGCCACTGTGGGCCTATTCTTTGCTGCACCATCTTACTCCTCCCAATCCACTCTGCCTCCGTAGTGATATCTGTGAAGGGTCCCCAGGTAGCAGAAATTGAAATCCTGCCAAGTGGCCCATCCCTCCTCTAACTCCACCACCCCAGTTTTTGCTATAACAACTTCACATGCCCCTTCTTCCCAGAAGGCCAAGCTATCCAAAGACTATAAGGCATAGGGTATGGAGGCTCCCAGGTATCCCCATCTACTAAAGAAGAGCAAACATTGGTAAGGTGGCAGCTAGGATAAGCACCCTATCTCCTGTCCCCACTTGGGGGCTGACTGCTGTGGCATCCTGCAGCTCTCCCTCCCCTTTGCTTCTGGTTTTCCTCTTTGTCCTAGTGTTTCTTCCTATTAGGAGTACTGGCAGAGGGTTGGGACAGCCACAATCCGTTGGACAACTGGAGTGTGGCTCTGGGGTAATTGCCCTGAAGTAGCTGCAGGGCACCTGCCCTTTAGATTCTAACCCAGCCAGCCTCCTGCGGGCTAGGGAGGAGCAGTGTGTATACTGAGGTTGGCATGACCAGAGAGGTACCCagtgagggggcagggggcagcagaAGCAGATGCCCCTTCACACTTCCTGCTATTCTCTCCATTTCCTGTGGCCCAGAAtttgatgggggtgggaggaattgtgCCAAGTCAGCAGTTCCCCGTTGGTCCATCCGTCCCCCTCCCTGAACCACATAACGGAAATCTGGGGCCTCCCTCAAGTCAGCAACTTCCCCTTTCTCTGTGTTTAACCCCTAATCCAGGACACCAATCCTCCCTCCGATCATCTCTCCAATATCAGTTGACTTGGTGCTCAGAAACCTATGCTTTCCTACTCTACGGGTGGGGAGTGGTAGGGCTggtaaaaatttttttgcagAACAAGTGACAGACCAGAACCAGGCCCCCATTCCTGATCCTCTCCGGAGAGAAGCAAATAGCCccactctttttcctcttttgctcCTGCTCTCCAGGGATTCAGGCGTTCACCCACTGCCCCCTTGGGGGTGTTGGGTCACAACAGGAAGTGGATTTTGCTAGAGACCAAAAAAGAGAACTCGGGGTGTCAGTGGAAGGAAGGAGCCTCGATTGCACAGAAAACATCCGGGGAGTGGATGGCGTGCCCAGGGCAGACACAGCTTCCC from the Delphinus delphis chromosome 19, mDelDel1.2, whole genome shotgun sequence genome contains:
- the ARRB2 gene encoding beta-arrestin-2 isoform X2 produces the protein MGEKPGTRVFKKSSPNCKLTVYLGKRDFVDHLDKVDPVDGVVLVDPDYLKDRKVFVTLTCAFRYGREDLDVLGLSFRKDLFIANYQAFPPTPNPPRPPTRLQDRLLRKLGKHAHPFFFTIPQNLPCSVTLQPGPEDTGKACGVDFEIRAFCAKSLEEKSHKRNSVRLVIRKVQFAPEKPGPQPSAETTRHFLMSDRSLHLEASLDKELYYHGEPLNVNVHVTNNSTKTVKKIKVSVRQYADICLFSTAQYKCPVAQIEQDDQVSPSSTFCKVYTITPLLSNNREKRGLALDGKLKHEDTNLASSTIVKEGANKEVLGILVSYRVKVKLVVSRGGDVSVELPFVLMHPKPHDHITLPRPQSAAPETDAPVDTNLIEFDTNYATDDDIVFEDFARLRLKGMKDEDYDDQFC
- the ARRB2 gene encoding beta-arrestin-2 isoform X3 is translated as MGEKPGTRVFKKSSPNCKLTVYLGKRDFVDHLDKVDPVDGVVLVDPDYLKDRKDLDVLGLSFRKDLFIANYQAFPPTPNPPRPPTRLQDRLLRKLGKHAHPFFFTIPQNLPCSVTLQPGPEDTGKACGVDFEIRAFCAKSLEEKSHKRNSVRLVIRKVQFAPEKPGPQPSAETTRHFLMSDRSLHLEASLDKELYYHGEPLNVNVHVTNNSTKTVKKIKVSVRQYADICLFSTAQYKCPVAQIEQDDQVSPSSTFCKVYTITPLLSNNREKRGLALDGKLKHEDTNLASSTIVKEGANKEVLGILVSYRVKVKLVVSRGGDVSVELPFVLMHPKPHDHITLPRPQSATPHPPTLLLPSAAPETDAPVDTNLIEFDTNYATDDDIVFEDFARLRLKGMKDEDYDDQFC
- the ARRB2 gene encoding beta-arrestin-2 isoform X1 is translated as MGEKPGTRVFKKSSPNCKLTVYLGKRDFVDHLDKVDPVDGVVLVDPDYLKDRKVFVTLTCAFRYGREDLDVLGLSFRKDLFIANYQAFPPTPNPPRPPTRLQDRLLRKLGKHAHPFFFTIPQNLPCSVTLQPGPEDTGKACGVDFEIRAFCAKSLEEKSHKRNSVRLVIRKVQFAPEKPGPQPSAETTRHFLMSDRSLHLEASLDKELYYHGEPLNVNVHVTNNSTKTVKKIKVSVRQYADICLFSTAQYKCPVAQIEQDDQVSPSSTFCKVYTITPLLSNNREKRGLALDGKLKHEDTNLASSTIVKEGANKEVLGILVSYRVKVKLVVSRGGDVSVELPFVLMHPKPHDHITLPRPQSATPHPPTLLLPSAAPETDAPVDTNLIEFDTNYATDDDIVFEDFARLRLKGMKDEDYDDQFC